One stretch of Fictibacillus sp. b24 DNA includes these proteins:
- a CDS encoding endonuclease/exonuclease/phosphatase family protein produces MKLLTLNVHAWQEENQMEKLEMLARDIASERYDVIALQEVMQSIDAPVVNGNIKQNNYALVLIQLLQELGVNDYDFVWDMAHYGFETFEEGLAILSRHPIKSNESFFVTELQDMNNWKTRKIISAVVSYHGKELNFFSGHFGWWDDEIAPFKEQIDAFFKHMPESGLSFLMGDLNNDANVRDEGFDYVKSNGFYDTYELAKEKDDGITIKGAIAGWNQNGKNDGRRIDYILCSKPLNVKSSYVRFNGKETPVVSDHAGVAVNLELEN; encoded by the coding sequence ATGAAGCTATTAACGTTAAACGTTCATGCTTGGCAGGAAGAGAACCAGATGGAAAAATTAGAGATGCTTGCTCGCGATATCGCGAGTGAGCGTTATGATGTTATCGCACTTCAAGAGGTCATGCAGTCGATTGACGCTCCTGTTGTGAATGGCAACATTAAACAAAACAATTATGCATTGGTGTTAATTCAGCTGTTACAGGAACTTGGCGTTAATGATTATGATTTCGTTTGGGATATGGCTCACTATGGTTTTGAAACGTTTGAAGAAGGTTTAGCCATTTTAAGCCGTCATCCAATTAAGTCAAACGAAAGTTTTTTTGTTACAGAACTTCAGGACATGAACAACTGGAAAACAAGAAAAATCATTTCAGCAGTGGTTTCTTATCATGGAAAAGAACTTAACTTCTTCTCTGGCCACTTTGGCTGGTGGGACGATGAAATAGCACCATTTAAAGAACAAATTGACGCATTTTTTAAGCATATGCCAGAAAGCGGATTATCCTTTTTAATGGGCGATTTAAACAATGATGCTAACGTGAGAGACGAAGGGTTTGATTATGTAAAATCAAACGGCTTTTACGATACGTATGAATTGGCTAAAGAAAAAGATGATGGAATAACCATCAAAGGCGCAATCGCCGGCTGGAATCAAAACGGTAAAAACGACGGACGAAGAATTGATTACATTTTATGCAGCAAACCGCTCAACGTAAAAAGTTCTTATGTTCGATTTAATGGAAAAGAAACGCCGGTGGTCTCCGATCACGCTGGTGTAGCCGTGAATTTAG